The Nicotiana tomentosiformis chromosome 2, ASM39032v3, whole genome shotgun sequence genome includes the window tttttagggtaaattTTGTTTTAGGAGAGCACGTGAGCCATtttcctttactgttttgagtaatattgtactagattagcttctaaacattagatttcctttccctaatcaattattatgcattctatcttaatttcttcttgtatttcttcatttttcatgagtagctaaatttctagctagggctgtggtccaaccctagtgtgggtacttaatgggtgtttgatttaggatttgtttgtgattgggtcagtgatatttagcctagttctttcttgaattcaagaattaatggttacaaacattgattcatgcctaattgacttagtctctacttgagaaagagagactaagtctaggaaaacttggctaacaagaaattggggtgaactcaagaaattgatagccccaattaaagggttgaatctagagatagtaagacccgacttgagcagttatcacttgttttgtgcaatacccatttggacttgagaaagccaaattgggcaaaaccacttaaactaccgagaggtataaagtgggtaattgtgtgtgattgctatattacaaccccaaccaatcaggcttgtcctagagttttcaacccattaggtaaccacctaggtggaagtcacgaacctagatcttttatcatttggaaaacaaccaaaaccaaaaatattgtcttctagttttataattgcaatcaatagtctaaagtagaagtagaaacaacaaacaagaatatggaagtgtaatctaaggtatattgtacaattacactaaatatatacctaatcccaattctaactccctaaggattcgaccccgacttgcgttgggttttattattgcttcgactgcctcactacctatatttgtggtgtgagtttgggcgacatcaatttttggcgccgttgccggggagttaaacggatttagctatatatttaagtttttgtgtgatttgtcttcttttccttccgagtcactaattttctttttgaattgcttataggtacaataatggctctcaacaacgagcccattggtaattttccattgggggaggaagtggacgatgagcaaggagatgaggttcttcccgaacctcaagaaAATAGGCGAGGTCGACCGCCTAATGATAATGTTCCCGTCCCTCCCCCACCTCTACCAAGAGCGACAacgcaccgggtgttgccgaacgagggttatgcaagtgctatagtcccaccccgcattagggcgggcaacttccaaatcaccaacgtgatgcttacactacttgagcaATGAGGATTCTTCACCcgggctccaaatcaaaatgcttacaaaCATCTCAAGGGGTTtgtcgatacttgttgggggagcaagcaaaccaaTGTTTCTGAGGACGCGCTGAGgctgaggctatttcctttctctttacggggaaaagcattggactggctagagagattgcccaataattccatccatacatgggatgagttggccaaaatattcattgccaaattcttctctccggggcacatggctgcactacgggatgaaattctagcattcaagcaagagtccaatgagccattgcatgagatttgggaaagatatcgtaccatggttaaagagtgcccaaataatgatatgaccgaggccatgatccaacaaaccttctacagggggatcaacacaacaaatcaatgtgtggtaaatcaactcgtcggcgggaacttcatgaacacaccttatgccgaagcttgtgaaattttggatgagatggcagatACCTCATCTGCATGGCAAAGTAAGGCCAATGTTCCgcaaggtgaccccaatgtcattcacctacacaaggaactACATGATCATAGGCAAGCTATCACAGAGTTAACAACCacaatgaaccaattggccaaagctcagCTGCAACAAATTCAAGGTCCAAAACAAGTGAATGCGATGAAAGGtgtaaatatgatgatgaacaagagaTGGCAAAAAGGTCAACAAGGGCAAAGCCGTACAGAACAAttcatgcaagatgatagtgggtatgaCCAAGGTGATTCATATATTGAGCTAGAAGAAGAAGTGCAATACGTCAACatttatcaaggtcaaagaaacattgctcaaaatcaacaacaatggagatcacaaggaaatcaaggaaattggaacaaccaaggccaccaagacAATTAGAGTGGTGGCaaaaacaatcaaagcaattggaataatcaaggaaaccaagacaattggggtggcaacaatcaaagtaattggggaggtaatcaaggagggtggaacaacaacaataaccggGGGTCGGggtttcaaaggcccccgatgttccAACAACCGAGCAATCCACCCCTATTCTTCTCAAGGCCCGAGCCCGAGCTCTTataacaatgagatgggacagattgaaagtatgttcaaataaatgatggagaaaaataccgactccgatgctcaattagcctcccacaacacttcaatccgtaATTTGGAGGCTTAACTTGGCCAAATCTCACAAACATTGAACACTCGTCCTaatggggcactaccaagtgatataGTGGTGAATCCAATGGGGGGAGAATAATACGGGACATGCTATGACCATGATTACGAGAAGTGGAaaggtggagatgcaaccacctcaaatcaaagaagaattatggatgatgatgttgtagttcaagaagatgaaattccaagcaacgtggttcaagctaatgacgaagtgagaattgatattgatgaaaatgtggaggagacgcaagaagaggtgaacccgtctagggagcacatgattgacataccggaatcggtagtgccaaaggctaaggcatcaatgccaaggcctcctcctccatacccctaaaggcttgcaaagcaaaatagtgagaaccaattcaaaaagtttattgacatgatgaagagtttgtctatcaatgtaccattggttgaggcgttggaacaaatgacgggttatgcaaagttcatgaaggacttggtcaccaagaagaggtcgatgaattgcgaaactatcaagatgacacatcaagtgagtgctattgtgcactcaatggctcctaaattggaagattcgGGTGCTTTCAtgatcccttgcactattgggagcgccaactttgccaaagctttatgtgatttgggggcaagtatcaacttgatgccctactccgtgttcaaaactttgggaattgggcaaccaagacccacatctatgaggttgtaAATGACGGATCAGAgtatgaagaggccattgggaattattgatgatgtgttagtccgtgttgataagttcatccgtCCAGCagactttgtgatccttgattaTGAGGTGACtacgaggtgcctattatcttggatagacctttccttgctacggggaaggctcttgttgatgtggaagccggtgagctcactttCCAGGTGGGTGacgaaaaggtggttttccatgtgtgcacattgatgaggcaaccaaatagcaatgaagtctGTTCATTCATGGATTTAGTGACCGAAGTAAttattgatgatgctagtgcTGTAATGAATGTTGAGGATACCTTGGAAGCTGTGTTGCTAAATCAttatgatgatgagaaggaaggatttgtggaatgtgtcaatgctttgcaaggaatggggtcatatacttatgaaccccgataattgtccttagatcttaagaaccggaagactcctccaacaaagccctcaatcgaggagcctcccactttgaagttaaagcctttgccttcacatctcaggtatgagtttcttggcccttgttccactttacctgttattctttcctcttgcttgactaacgcGCATGTAGATTATACTTTGGCGGTgctccaaaagaggaagaaagcgaTAGGCTGGACATTGGCAGActttcggggtataagccccgccttttgcatgcacaagattattttggaggaggatgccaaaccttctgtggagcatcaaagaagattgaatgaagcaatgcaagagttAGTGAAGAAGGAGAtaataaagtggttggatgccagggttgtttaccccattttcgatggctcatggacttctccggtgcaatgtgtcccaaagaaagggggcatgactgtgataactaatgacaagaatgaattgatacccacaagaactgtcacccggtggagagtgtgcatggactataggaagcttaacaaagtcactcggaaagatcattttctgcttccatttcttgatcaaatgttggataggttggccggacgtgccttttattgcttcctggatggatactccggctacaatcagattcttattgctcctgaggaccaagataagaccactttcacttgtccatatggtacctttgcattctctaggatgccatttgggttatgtaatgcaccgacgacttttcaaatAGAAGACTTTTTGGACAAGAAAGCTTGTAAGAATGGCCCCCACATGTAAAGACAAAGTAATAAAGTATAACTTGAAATAAAGAAAGCTTTACTTTGGAAAAAGCTTTTCAAAACCAAAATTTTACTCTTATGCTTCAAATGAAAAATCCCCTCTCAAGTGACCCACCAAATCAAGACTCAACggaatattttccttttcctctCACCAAAATCACAAGATCTGGCCGGGAAAGGAGCTTACTAATGGAGTCGGGTCAGAGGGTAACAAGATCAGACCGAAAACTACTTTGGAGATTTTAGAGAATATGATGAGTAAGATCGAAATAAATGGCTAAACCTCACGTATCTAAAATGAAAGTCAGAGATGGCCGAAAAAATCCGCCGAAGAAGTGGATGCCGAAAAAAGCAACTGGAAAAGGTGGTCAAAAAAATTCGCCGGAGTAGTGACTGCCGGAAAAAGCAATCGGAAAAAGTATTTGAGTCTCTACCGAGATCGtagaggctctgataccatgtgaattatgtaaaTGTATTTCACTTCTTACTTCAAAAGAAAGATTACACCTAAAATATATACACAAAGCTAGAGACATAATTCAAAAGTGTATCCCTAAGATCATGGCTTTTACCCACAATCTTTGACTATACCATCAGATATAATCTAACATACAATCTAATTTTGAAATATTCTCTGACAAAATCTAAGTCTTAACAGAATTGAGAGTGAAACTTTGATGGATTTTGGTAGACAAAACTAAGAGGCATTGAAGAAAGATGGTGTAGAAGAAGTCATGTTTGCTTCTGTTTCTTCTTAAAATTGAGAAGATAAAAATAACTTTTATGAGAAATTACTGGGTGCTTCCATTTGTTTGATTGACATTGTGCTTACTtcttttttgctttctttttctaCCGCagtactatcacgacccaaaattgacctagtcgtgatggtacctaactcaacccgtcaggtaagccaattaataactatccaattaaattaatatttgacagactctaatacactccccaaggattggtagtacaaatcatgagcttctaagattagattttataaagctagtatgaaataaatacatcatctattcgaaatgtacataaacagattcttataaatctaaggctaccttgaacaagaggcagctacaaccggaacacaggtacatcttcaaatccagctcccgtcaatCTCTACAACATTAGcatccaacatctacacgcaaggtgcagcagtacagtatgagtacaaccgaccccatgtacttaataagtaacaaacctaacctagggttgaaagtagtgacgagctagaacaaaggtcgggtccaacaccaatagccaacaaccgtccataacaacgtaaagcaaggaataaaagaagtaactcatagATAAAAATACTCAGCTTCattatgatttctgaaaatagttctacctttcaagtatatcagtgaaaacccaaatcgtttaccgaagttgccaagaatatgagtaagtttgaaaacagtaattttctcaaaaattatttcaacaataaataagatgtttcattttcttttcagatagccagtgtaaaatgcatcactatgcccatatgtcaatatgtgtgagaaatcatgaatgatgtgatatcgtacagcatgagaaaaatgtatctttatgcctatatgtcatgtgtgcatgccaatgcaacgTATCCgtgagatgaactcatgtactcacactctcagagtactcaatctcattgtctcacacttttcactcatcatgctcgatcactcagtactgtatatggccactccggcccaggaaagatccatcccgaaatatatacatcaacttaCCATCGGTCACTCAGTACTAAGTAGGATCAATCCAacccgtggggaagatccatccccaggtataaatgcttcggataagatccatgtccagagaagatccatccctcaatataaatcaaccgcgctcacttggggtgtgtgcagactccggaggggctctttcagcccaagcgctatcataaattagTATAACCACtctggcgtgcagcccgatcccataaatgtcactcataatcaggcattcggcctcactcagtcatcaacttctccagtctctcgggctcacaatgatatgaactagcccaaaaatgatgatatgatgtatcaataaataacaatagagagtgagatatgatatgcaatttaatgaatataactgagtatgacattgcaatgtaaacaaataactcaacagcagtaatgacctcagtgggtcccaacagaataagcatgtagcctaaacattgcttctaacatgaatcatagctcgataactctagtacgttgGAATTTCATGATTACAGACAAGTTcaagtaactacacagtaccacagaaataacggaatcacagttcacacggtgcacgcctacacacccgtcacctagcatgtgcgtcacctcaacaccaaacacataacacgtatattcagggttcacaccctcagctctaagattagaagagttgcttacctcgaacaagccaattctaatatcgagcaagccaagcgatgctccaaaaatgccatctcgcgcgtaccggcctccgaacggctcaaaactatccaaaagcaactcaaatacatcaaataaagcccaaggaaacaattccaaaggataaagatcgaatccttacTCAAAATCCAAAACTGGCCAAAAGTCACACCCGGGCCCAtgcctcaaaacccgacaaaactcacaaaatctgacaccccattcaattacgagttcaaccatactagtttcactcaaatccgactccaattcaatGTTCATAActaaaaaattcacattatgaaactttaggctaaaatccccaatttctctttaaaattcatcaaccaatagccaaaaataaaaatagattcatggaataagatcaaaaccaagtgtagaacacttactccaatcattgtgatgaaaattgctccaaaggtcgcctcaatccgagcttggaaatgttaaaatgaagctaAAATCGggaacccttgtatttatcattctgcccagcacttttgCATATGCGGTtaaattttcgcatctgcgacctttaTTTTTGCGGAAAAACTTCACTTTTGCAAAAAATAGCCTTGCCCAGCAACCCCCGCACCTGCGGTATTAAACTCTGCATCTTCGAAGACCCTTGCGCCTGCGCATCTGCACCTGCGCCCTTTTTTCCGCTCCTGCGGGCCTCCTCATCCAGCTctcattccgcttctgcgactgcattgtcgcttctacgaccatcgcacctgcgcaaaccagtcgcaggtgcggtcacaccagaaccaacagtaaccagcaataacaacatgaagaaaaatgatctgaaatcaatccgaaacacgctCGAGCTCTtggggaccccgtccgaacataccaacaagtcccataacctactacggacctactcgagggctcaagtcacacctaacaacatcaaaatgacgaatcgcacctcaaatcaaaatctatgaactttgaactttcaaattctatatcttgtgccgaaacacatcaaatcaatccggaatgactttaaattttgcacacaaatcataaatgacacaacgaagctatttcaattttcaaaaatcagATTACGAtcccgataccaaaaagtcagcccctcggtcaaactttccaaaaaattcaactttcgccatttcaagccaaattctactacagacctccaaataattttacggacatgctcctaagtacataatcatcatacgaagctactgaaaataccaaaattcaaatccgaggttgtttacacataaatcaatatccggtcgacttttccaacttaagctttccattatgatactaagtgtctcaattcatttcgaaatctctccggacccgaactactTACCCCGGCAAGTGACAtaataattgtaaagcataaactgagcagtaaatgggggaacatggttgtaatactcaaaacgaccggccgggtcgttacaagtacaTTCTTAAATAATTTCTGGTCAATTTAGATTCTAATTTGGTTGATTTATAGCGGATTTGGTCATTTTGTTAACGGGTACTTATTACTCATTTTCAATGTTAATGAGTTTCCAACGAGATGTTAAATTTGTTGTTAATGAGTATTGGATATCTCTTATTTTTACTGTTCTTTTGGATTGTTTCTTGGATTATGTACATCTGACTATCACATGCATGTTTGAAATTTTCCTACATAGGTGCAGACATGCTTTGGGCACATTGAGTTTCCATCTAGAAGAGAAATAGAGAAGAAACAAGGCAAGAGCTTGATGCAGCTAACATGTTTGTCATTATGCCTTAAGTAACTTAAGCCAGGTAATTCTGGAGTGTTGAATTCGCCGTTTAGAGTATGATTTTCTACATGATGCTGGATTCATTTTTTTCTGTTTTTAAAGAACTCTATTGTTTGAGTTTTCTATAGGTTATGGGTACTTGTATGCTTTAAACATATCCAAACACAAAATTTCACTCTTTTATTTATAGAAAAAGAAACATAAAATGACTTTTACTATACTATTtactctgttttttttttttgaaagctCTCATCGAGAAACTGAACatgaaatattaaataaaaaaattctaaCTAACAACTTTATGAATTTCTCCTACCCTCTCTCTAATGGATGTTCCACTTCAATGTAAGTAACACCTTAAAGGTCAAAGCGTAGTTTAATCGTTGGCCTTTGTTACATTATTGCAGAACTTATCATAGGTATTTGTAttcaagatttgagatttgacatAGGGTTAGAAATCGAGGTTTAAAGAATTGAGTTGGAGAATTTGTTTATTGATGATTCTCGCTTAAAGCTAATGGGAGATTTTCTAAGTGTTCATATGGCAAAGTAATGATATATATTCATTTATGCCTTTGAAGCTACGAGTGAGAGCGTAAAAAAATCATGCAGTTATAAAAGGAAATGAAACATGAGagaagacaaaggaaataaaataTGAGAGAAGACGTTAAAACTTAGAAGTGAAATAATAAATACCGAATCTTGGCTCTTAATCTCCAAAAATATATGCATAAGCGTGTATAAAAGTAATATAAAATATTTGTATGTTCAAAACCACAACACTGATTTTACTTTTGAAAATGGTAACTTTGCCTTATTCCTTTTAGTTTTATGCTCTATATATGAAGTCTAATGTTCTTACTTCTGAATTTTCTTATTATTCTTTTACAACTCACAATATAGTTATTTTTTTGACTTTATGTTGTTAATGTTGTTTCTTTATTGATGATAAGTTTTATTTCTTGGCATTATGTTTGTACTGGAGCGAGAATGTTAACTTGTGCTGGACAGAGGTAAGAATCAGTCATCAATGGAGATTCTATAGTGTGACATGCAAATCAGTGCACACCGATTCAGTAGCTAAGAACAAtcgagagagaagaagaagaagtaaagAGAAGATCATTTATATTGCTCTGTCAACTAATACAAGTGTAAGTTGTTATATAGAAGAGGAGCGCACTAACTACCTTCTAATAAACTTCTACTTTTAACTCCTTCTAGTTTTAACTAATTACACATTGACCCCTCACTCATTAACTGAGTTGTTCTTCTAGTTATGTtgacactccccctcaagctggagggtgGAAAATATTCAACACTCCTAGCTTGGAGTGCAACAACTCATGGTGAGTTGTCCCCGGTCCCTTAGTCATTAGGTCTGCAAGTTGCTGTTTTGTGGGTATATACTCTATCTTGATCAACCCCTGTTTGATTCTTTCCCTGATAAAATAGCAATTTATCTCTATATGCTTGGTTCTCTCGTGAGAGATTGGATTGGCAGCTATTTGTAGAGCTGCTTTGCTATCACAATGTAGGTGTACAGGTTCTTCCACATTATTTCCTAGCTCCTTTAGTAAGCCTGTCATCCATATTACTTCTGTAGCTGTTGCTGCCATGCTTCTGTATTCTACCTCTGCGGAGCTTTTACTCACTGTTTGTTGTTTCTTTGACTTTCAAGATAACAATGAGTCTCCCAATTTAACCACATAACCTGTGACAGATCTTCTTGTATTTGGGCATGCTGCCCAGTCTGAATCACAGTATACTGTGAGAGTATCAGTCTGTCTACTGCTCAAAAGTATCCCTAGTCCAGGGCTTCTTTTGATGTATCTGACCACTCTTAATGCTGCTTCCATATGGGACTCCTTGGGAGACTGCATAAATTGGCTCAGTACTTGGATTGCAAAGCATATGTCCAGTCTTGTAATTGTCAGATATAGCAGTTTACCAATTAGTTTCTGATAGCTACATGCATCTTCCAGCAGAGCATCTCCAGTATTACCAACATGTTTGTCATAATCAATAGTGGTAAGTTTGTGATTTTGCTCCATAAGTGTTGAGACTGGCTTGCAGCCACTCAACCCAACCTCTGAAATCAG containing:
- the LOC108945547 gene encoding uncharacterized mitochondrial protein AtMg00810-like, producing the protein MKDLGDLRYFLGIEVMRSDKGILLNQRNYVLELISEVGLSGCKPVSTLMEQNHKLTTIDYDKHVGNTGDALLEDACSYQKLIGKLLYLTITRLDICFAIQVLSQFMQSPKESHMEAALRVVRYIKRSPGLGILLSSRQTDTLTVYCDSDWAACPNTRRSVTGYVVKLGDSLLS